The DNA region CTGTTTTGATAGCTGTCCACTGCtttgtgtgcgtgtgcatgtgtgtgcgtgtgtgtgtgggtatgtgtgtgggtgtgcgtgtgcgtgcgtgttgGTGTGCGtgggtgtgcgtgtgtgtgggtgtgtgtatgtttatactCACTGGGATGGTTTAAATGCAAAAGTCACAAAGTATGAGTTACTATGCATTGGCCATTATATGTAACACTTATATTGCTCTTCCATTGATCAAGAATGCCAAATGTAAAAACCTGTGGTGTGTCTAAGATTGTGTAGAGATAAATATGACTGGAGATAATGATACAGGGTCTGTTCTTTGTTTTGGGGAAGCTTGCTGTCACATtcaaacattaatgtcattttaGAGAAAATCAAGAAACTTGTATTTAGTCTTAATTGCCAAAAATCCATAAATAAATCATTTGAAATCTTTATAATTAACATTTCTTTGGTCATAACCAGTAACTGTCCATATGAGAAAGACAACATTTATCacaataaaacatgtttttacttCATTTATATCTTTTTCTTTTCAGTACATTTCAGAGTTGTTACCACGGATACAAATTTTGTACCCCTTGAACAACAGGTTTGAGATTTTGTtcttttactttttaattttacttgGGAAGAAGcttgtttatataattttactCATTTACTCAAATTTTGTGCAATAGTTTTGAATAATTTTgacattttcaagcgatttaaTTATCATTTGCTCTTttgtttacagtacagtacagtggtGCTTGAGGTAAGAATACAAAACCTCCTGTACAGTCATTCACGACAGACACAACTTAACCCTGTGAAAAGACTTAAAAGGGGTGTTGGCATATAGTTTTGATAGGCTACATCGAAGGGTTTACCTATTGCCCCATTTTTAGAGGACAAAATAATTCACCAAAACTTCATATTTTGTATTTGCAAGTTTTGTGATAAAACTGTTAGAGATTTCTTCAGTATTGGTAAAGATTTATGAAACTGTTTATAACCTCGGCATTTTGTCTTTGGTATTTTACAGGACAGTCAAAATAACAGGATCGGTCAATGGACCAATATTTCCTCAACACGATGGATATTGCAGCGTTCTTATGACTTAAACCCTGAAGCGCGTGAGGGCACGTACACACTGAAGGCTCACATTGGTGAAAGACTGATAACATCTTATTTTCAGGTGAAAAAATATGGTAAGTTATAGCCACAAACAATGTGTAATTGTTTGTTTGAGACAAAGTTTATAAATAGTCATAATAATCAGACTTCATTAAATTTTTGCCCTCTCAGTTTTGCCGAAGTTTGAAGTTACTATAAAAGCACCAGATAGTGTGAGTGTGGCTGATGAGGAAATGAAAATTGAAGTTTGTGGAAAGTGAGtttcacataatatttatatttcacatAATATTtctgaaattgtatttttaatCTATCATTCACTTGCACTTTTTCACAGATACACTTATGGGCAGCCTGTCCCTGGAAAATCGTGGATAAAAGTGTGTCGTAATCCTTCACGTTACTCTAGTGGAAATATAATCTGTTTCACTGAAACCGCTGAGGTTTGTGAGTATGCAGTACAAGAAGAGGAATGTgatcgtctcggttacgtatgtaaccctcgttccctgaaggaagggaacggagacgtcacgtcgtgaccgacgaattgggaactcacttagagagaccaatctgcttcgtttactactaaaacgccaatgaacttggcattgagatatttgcataatgctggcgccgccccgccaggtgcgtatataagcagcaggtgcaaatatggaaattagcttaatttcgctgagaaagccggaaagtgtgaccggccgataaacagcagggagcagccctgtggcgacgggacgtgacgtctccgttccctttcttcagggaacgagggttacatacataaccgagacattccctttcagtcggtcactacgacgtcacgtcgtgaccgatgaattgggaatccctaccaaaacgccactgagggctgacctcttccattgtctgcgtaaagccctccggttccacgaTAGgagaaggagaattaggttttaaggcagaaggccgggcactagatttccctttaaccccacagtagtgccagtgACTGGgaagcgggataggaacgctgcggaagccaccgccctgTTAagggtgggcgaaagtcaaccgtagttgaggtaaaaagacagccgtggctgtgtaagcaaagcagagctctgctgagggaaacgtgggctagtaggattaaccccacggaaaaatactcacaaaggaacccggtgggacacaatgtggatgCCCAAGCCAAACacataggttcgcgaggatgcagctattgagaggctggcagcggatgctccgcaacatcaggctgccaaggcagcggtgGAAGACAAATCAAATTATTACGCACTTTTGTcttgatggccttccatactgagctcagtttggagcagcagtggaggctgcaagccgatctgagagcctgttctctgtgcttcccctaacgaggaaagaacacgagaggagacaggctcgacacgaacactgtaaaatctaatgaacgtattaggtgtcgcccaaccagcagctctgcagatagcagctctgttagcgaggaaccacgagcgagtgccctaaatgaggcaacacttctagtagagtgagctctcaaattaaataGACAAGGActgccctgcagattataagcaagggcggtagtatcaactatccaatgagacatcctctgcttagtgacagctttccctctctgctgaccaccgtaacaaacaaagagctgatctgaggtcctgaggctttgtgtgcgatccacgtagaggcATAGAGCTCGTACGGGACaaaaagccatggttgggtctgcctcctccgggggcagcgcttgcaagctcaccacctgatctctgaagggagtggtgggaactttgggcacgtagcctggtctgggtcccagtgagacagcaggaccaaactgaaggcacgaatcgtcaacacagaatgcatgtaaatcccctactctcttcacggaggccaatgctaaaagggtcagagttttcattgacaaaaacttcagacttgcagactgcaaaggctcgaacgggggacctgtagggcttcagcaccatggacaggtctcaggaagGAATAGAGGGAGTGCGCGAgcggtttagcctgcgagcgcctcttaaaatctaataaccaaatcatgctggccactGATCTGctgttgataagtgagtgatgagcagaaatagcggcgatatcaactttaatggtggagggacAGCCTACGCTCCAACCGGTGTTGAAGGTAtgaaagcacaatgttaatgaggcattctcgggggtcctcGCATTGCGAAGaacaccaggtgacgaaaatgTTCCATTTAAGCACGTAAGCCTGTGTTGTGGACGGTGCGCGTGCCGCGTCGATGGTGtcagataccgcttgcgataaatcacctaaaccttgcaaGCGCTCAACGACCAAACATGGAGATTCCACCGATTGGGGCGCGGGTGcctaatgtgccccctccttgagaaagaaagtccttcctcaggggaatctgcCAGGGAAGGCTGTCgagaggagcattaactctggaaaccaattcctgATCGTCCAATAAGGCGCGACCAGTAAAAGGCTCTACTCATCCTGCCTGACCTACACAGCGTCTATgcgataaagctcactggaaggaatgcgtatttgcgcatcccccgcggccagctgtgtgccaacacatccacgccgaggctgccctcggttagtgaataaaacaggcgacagtgggtatcgtccggcgacgcaaacagatatatctgcgcaggaccgaacttcttccaaataaGCTGAACCGTCTgtgggtggagtcgccattcgccggggcgcgcagctcggcaagcgcgtctgccgctgtattgagcgtacCCAGGATGTAAatgcacgaagggacctcagatgcttctgactccaaaggaggagatgacaagcgagatgcgacaggtgacgagaccGCAAAAaacgccttaacggtaaataacgcaacagtcgcaatgttgtcggtgtcggctaatacatccttccctcgcatctccatagcggagcgtacaagtcccagatatacagcgcaccgctcgcggcggttggggtgctatgcacacccctaaGACTGCAAGCCTgtcatacgtggctgctcaTCCCGTGCTGGGGGCTCGCATGTGCTACAGAATCCCAGGAGACCcgactcaggggcatatcttgctatcagaaatgctgggtctgaccacggggtaaaatagaaatgacacgcaggtgtaatggttacacggtgtatgccgTTGCACCACGTtttcctcgagactcgatcgtaaaaccaacgctgaagcggtctcatatgaagcagctcgagcggtgtcacagccgcagctgctgccatatgtccagaagcttctgaaattgtttcagagggaccgcgttcTTCCCTCAAactaaaccgaggcaagtcagaattgactgggtGTGCGCCCTTATAAAACACGccaataaatcgatcgagtctatttccatactgagaaaaggatcctctgcacggggcaaagttacTCTCTTCCCAGTTGACCTgatgacttaaacgagcgagatgccgaagcattaaatctctgtgttcgcgcacgtctgccaagaacgagCTATTATAAGTTGACGTAAatataagcagaatgcgaacaacgctctctctctctgagattttaatgccgtgactagcactttcatggagaaatggggagagagagacagctcgaatggtgtacttggtattaatatgcccaccccacgaaaGCAGAGTGAAAAAACGGTCTAAGGCGAagggagatggacacatgaagtacaggtctacaggtctaaggctgcaaaccgatctgaatattgaaatacgagccttggcgtatcatcctaaaggatcacatttgtagagccggtgcataaataaatcggtcgtaacccgccgcgtattttgggtactatgagataaaggctggaaaaaccctatcatcatctcggtaagagggaccggctcgagacgtccttcgccagcaggacatcgacttttgcacgcaggacatgtgcatcggaccctttcactatagtgaaacgaatgcccgagaattttggGTGTGTGCCAGTActtgtatttcgtaaccgaggcggatcgtgcgtaaaacccaacgagacggctgggaactgaagccaagcacccaggaaacgtacgaggagaattaacgacactaccgaagtacccgcggtggggcagcgaagcgagacaggtgagACTGTCGGTGcatctgctgtgacagcataaacatctacagtatgtgtgtgtgtgacactgacctgagcccgctgagggttacggtcgtctggtctcctgcGCGGAGAGCGCAGCCTCCGGAAAAACACCCGCTGgtgatagaggagaggtagggtgagctggtgtgtgcccgctcacggctctctcgatcctccggagacctggaTAGGAAAGAGGAaggcactcttatgtgtggttaagtgggtaccggctggacAGCTGGTGGAACacatgcaaaccaaggattttccacccgaccctctaccgggggaaggagcgaatcaccgtctcctgaagagtgatcctctgccactccGGGTTGCCCGTCTCTGGCCATTTAAACTCtcgattttcacgggaagcggctaagcgggcggggcgagctgctgacgaccggttcccctgcgctgccgagatggggtccaaggaggggaacggaggtggccgccgcaggacgccgacggcgagaggcagactgagaagccggcgttggtggaccaagggcagctctcttccgccggggcacaacctaggagatcgcctcagtctgcgcagcatagctgtacgactccctgggctcgccgaagaggccggtctgtgagacaggagcattcaggaagttgttctcgtctgcgtccgtcgtGTAAGCCAGAcacaggaggtgaggaccgagaggcccgagcagctccgaagttccaatcatgtgggcgggacagttcgggcggagagggattaacccctccaactctaccgtatctgccgctcgagcgggcacggccgccatctccgggacgactctgcctcggagggaaaaaattggcacccctctgatgctgcagaagtgacgggaccagtaggaggtccaatggattcgtcagaaatcgtagaacacgactctgcagtctccaccagagcctcaaccggctgaggatgagaaggccggtaggtggaggacgcatcctccgtcctactcagcgtagtgatgcgaagagcgtcctgcgagcgcttgacagccgcaccatggcggcgttcagcactggAAAGGCACGGACGTCGTTCCCGTAGAAATGACAGTCGTCTCCgtaatccaagagggttatgctctcacagagagagcaaaagctctccacgaacgcagcctcggagtgctcgatgcccaagcacgaagacagtgctcgtgaccgtcactggaatccctgtacttctcgcatccaagatcgcacggaggaaaagctatcctggaaaggacgctgatctctgAATATATGAGAGAGTGGCTgtttttaaaaagacacagagctctcatgtatcactctttagggaaatcactccttaggtgctcagctgatgatgcgcacagggagaggcaacgcacacactaaactcaaaacaaaatagatgcagagcagtggaatactgcgagcgtccgctgtgttagtactgctagtcaatcaacttcagcaaccgttcccagaagagcaagtAGCTTCccagtagcagataatgccggctttcgaagcgaaaaagctaatttccatatttgcagctgctgcttatatacgcacctggcggggcggcgccagcattatgcaaatatctcaatgccaagttcattggcgttttagtagtaaacgaagcagattggtctctctaagcgagttcccaattcgtcggtcacgacgtgacgtggtagtgaccgactgaaagggaactgtattTAGTAGTCACTTTATTCTGTTTGTGTCTTTCCTTACCATTAGTTAAAGGAGACGAGCTGTGCCGTTCATTCTTTTAATGCATCAGCCTTCAGCAACATTACAATAAACAATCAACTGTACAATTATCTTAATGTTGATGTGAAAGTAACAGAAGAAGGAACAGGTGAGCTGTGACTGTAGAGATGAATTCACGCTTTCGCAATGTACTGATCATCTTCATTTGTATTATTGAAATAAACTGTGATTcaaaagtcatttaaatgtaaGCTACACAGTAACCATCTGTATTTAACAGAGACCACCATGACAAAATCAGAAACTGTATCCTTCACTTATGAAATTGGACAATTGGCAATTACAGACCTACCCACGACATATAAACACGGATCAGTCATAAAAGGAAAAGtaagtttgtcttttttttcacTTATCAATAAATGCACAAAACTTTACTCCTGcttattttttcaccagatcaAGGTTACAGATTTCAAAGGAACACCAATTTCAAACAAAGACGTTTATCTCTTTAAGAGGATTGACTGGTCCCCAAATCTGCTCTTTAATCTCACTACAGATGACAATGGACTGGCAGCATTCTCACTTAATACATCTAGTCTGCCTAAAAGTGATCTTAATCTGATGGTATGATAGTTTGTCCTAATCCagttttctgttgtttaaagTATTGCCATGGATTTGATGGTTGTAATTTCTCGTTCATTGTTGTCCAGGCAAGCATATATCCaggattttatttaaatacctaTGGCAAGCCTCACTTCCCTACAGATCAAAAAGGAGTTTCAATTTTCCAGCCCGCCACCCCATATACCCCATCATTTAGTGAACTGACTATAGACAATCTTAAGGAACCCTTAAAGTGTGATGCTGAGCTTCCAGTAACCATTAATTATCATTTCATTGGAGAAGCCATTAATAACTTCAACACTGATATTGTCTATATGGTGAGTATCAATACTACATGTTCATTATCAGTGTAGAGTTTCATAGAGATCTGTTTGACAGTATTAACTGGTCAGTTCGTTAAcagtgtgttgtgtgtttgtctcAGGTCTTGTCCAGAGGTGTGATAGTTCATCATGGATATGAGAAGGTTGAAGTGAAGACTTCTAATGGAGCAGCAAGTGGCACAGTGTCATTCAAACTGTCTGTTAAAGCAGATCTGACTCCAGTAGTGCAGATACTTGCATACTGTGTTCTGCCAAGTGACAATGTAGTTGCTGCGAATAAAAACTTCAACACTGAAAAGTGTTTCAATAACAAGGTATGAAACAATGTAGCAATCCTGAattatattatttcaaaatattaattAGAATTTCCTGTAATGTTTTACTGCtttgaatatatatttatttaatagttcttttggttctcgaatctgattggctgatagcTGTGATATATTCTACTGATCGTAACAGGAACCGCTTCACTATTTCGTATCGTTTACAACAGTGGTTATCCAACTTTTTCAGCTTGCGGCCCACTTGTGTAGgaacggtgcattccttcgcgccccccccccccctcccccaaagaaaatttatgacaaaaaacagttCTCAAAGTTAACATTTCAATTattcaaaacattaaattataaaaagtaGTGTTGTTGGTtggtagccttatttttttggctaaattacacagaattcttgataaattaatgtattttataaaatgtcataaaactggggcccacCTGTCACCATCTCCCAGCCCccagttgagaaccactggtttacaATATCATTCCGCCACTGATCAGAAAGGCACTTGAGCTGTACGGTCGCTCTATCTGTGACTGGAGAAAGCTTCCAAGAGTGTCATATCAGCCTGATTCCCTTCAAAGGTTTGGGTGTGTAAACTTTGGAGGAAGTTGCCGTCATTGTGTCTCATAGTGTGGCCGATTAAAATACACTTGCCGAATAGAGCAACGAAAACAATCATTTTCTTTTTACCTGGAGCATCTGTTTGCACGTGTCCCCTTCCTTGAAAGGGCGCACACTGTTTGGAATGAACGCAGCTAGTACAGGCATTTGGGCCCTGGTAAAACAGCTGGCTCACTATACATCAGGGATTCGGGACGCTTGCTGACTTTCTGGCGATGTGAATATTAAAACACGAGACAACACCACTGATATTTATAAACATCACACAGAAACGACATCTCTCTGAGGATCTTTTTTAACTCAATTAAACCTGTTTCATAGTACCGGTACGGACCAGTTCAGTAAAAAGACAGTTCACCGCTTAAGATTAAATAGAAAATCAGTTTCATATATAGTTATGTAATTTAACTTTTACATCcgacaaaaataaaagaaacaaataatAGATTCATGAGACCAAAGACTGCTGGTTTGATTAACCGAAGATTTTAAACTGTCCATCAGAAACCGGTACCTCAGACAGAGCCACCGTCAAATAGGAGTGTCTGAGACACGGCATAGCCTATGCGAACACTGACATATGCTTGTCGCGCTGAAATTCACACGTCCGATTTTTTTCTAGGCAAATGTTTAAATAGgtgctatctttactaatcgattgcgcatttaaatattatacatatatattattgCCTGAACTACTATTAAAACTACAAGTTGTGACCTAGAAACAGTAATATTGAGAAAGGCTATTACATCTATTGAGTTGTGACATTGAAAACAAACGGCTGAAAGGTTACCTGTCATTTTGAGTTTCGTGTGCATGGCAGAAGAAAGTAGTTCCTGACAAAAGTGGCTTTTAAAAACACTGTTATCGTTTATTAAACTTGTGCCGTCAAACTGTAGTATAAAAGTAATATTTGTGTTCAGGGCTGTGATTATTGAATATATGTGAAATGATGAATCCTATTTTTTACTGTATGATCTTCCTTTTGTGTTGTTGTCTCAGGTGTCTCTTCAGTTTTCTCCTGCTACAGCAGTTCCAGGTGAAGCAAACACAATACAGCTGTCGGCTCAGCCTGGTTCACTGTGTGCTCTCAGTGCTGTAGATCAAAGTGTTCACATCTTGGAACCAGGAAAACGTCTGGATGCTGATAAGGTCTCACTCAATCTCATCCATACTCACTGCAGAtagatgtaaaatattttttataaggAAGACTAATGAGCGATTATGATTCATCCTATTACAGATTTTTAAACTTTTGCCAGTGCGTTCAGTGTCAGAATATCCATACCAGGCTGAAGATGAGCAAACATGTTTGCATGTTAGACCCCGTCGAGCTGTGGGTATAGATCACGTCTATGAATCCTTAAAGGTAACAAAGTGGGATAATGATTTTCTTTTCTGCATAATATTAAATAGTTTTTTACATACAAGCAAACATTAAATGAAATGATTTATAAAACTAGGTCGTGATTATTAAAGATATGCATAATGTAACTAttcatttgctttattttttgCTGTTTGGCAGAAAGTGGGATTAAAAATGGCAACAAATTTGGCTGTGAGAGAACCTCAGTGTCTTACATACAAGGGCATGACTTTTCACAGACACGATACAATgagtaaatatttgtttttattgttatatATGTACATGTTAATAAATAAGTACttcaataaaaatgaagaaaagcctgatttaaaaaaaaataaattgaatgtaccagttttaaacatttacatgaatatgATGGCATTTTAATCATATTGCAAGAAAATGTAttgaaaaaattaagaaaaaaatattgaatgGCTGCTACATCCCTTTTTGCAGTTCTTTAGTGATTATATGTACTGTAGGCTATATCAAAGTCTATCGTAATAGGTTATGATGCAGacttctttttaaaaaatactctCTTCTCCTTTCAGTAGCGTATGACTATCTTTTGGCTGGACAAGGTGCAAGGGGTGGCTTTGAAGATCCTCAAGTAACAGTAAGGAGCGTCTTTCCAGAAACATGGATTTGGCAACTTTCTGAAGTTGGGTTAGTGAAGCTGCCTTACAGTGGCAGTTATTGTATCTGTTGGCATAGTGatttattagttatttattataaaataattataaagtTAATGTCATGTTTGAACTGTGTCATAACATTTGGAGATTTGTTTAAATCAAAGTTGTGTCGTTATGCATTTGAATGTTATATTGCAAAAATTACCTATATGGCAAAGTTCAAATATTGTAGTAATTCCACCACAGGGACTCTGGAGCAACACAGGTTCCTGTCAAGGTTCCTGACACCATCACCACTTGGGAGACGGATGCCTTCTGTCTGTCCTCCAAAGGATTGGGTTTGACTCCTCCTGCTCAGCTGACAGTTTTCCAGCCCTTCTTCCTGGAGCTTTCTCTGCCTTACTCCATCATCCGTGGGGAGATCTTTGAACTGAAGGCCACCGTCTTCAACTATCTGTCCAAATGTATCATGGTGAGATTTCTGTGAACATCTTCTCATATTTCTGTCATATCAAATCTGAAGTAATCCTCCATCTTTCATGGACAGGTTAAAGTAACTCCAGCTCCATCTTCAGACTTCACTCTTAAAGCCTCCTCTGATGATGACCAGTATTCATCCTGTCTGTGTGCTAATGGAAGAAAAACCTTTAAATGGATTCTCACTCCTTCTGTTCTTGGTCAGTTTGTTTAATCTGAATCAGTGTCTTGTGTTTTTGTAAGTATTTCATCAGTGGAGATGATCATGAGTTGTTTGTTTTGTAGGAGTGTTGAATATAACAGTGAGTGCAGAGGCAGAGCAGTCACAGACTGTGTGTGACAATGAGATTGTGAGCGTGCCAGAGAGAGGACGCATTGACATAGTTACTCGAAGTCTCCTTGTACAGGTGAGCTCACCGCCAACAGATCTCACACATAACACAGATGTTtcttatacagtatgtcatCCTAATATTGCTTTTATTACTCTGATATGATTTTAATCATAaatctgttatattattttctgctgtaGGCTGAAGGGACTGAAAAGACAGAGACTCACAGCTGGTTACTGTGTCCAAAGggtttgtttacatttaatgcttgtgataaaagttaaaatata from Paramisgurnus dabryanus chromosome 8, PD_genome_1.1, whole genome shotgun sequence includes:
- the LOC135771154 gene encoding alpha-2-macroglobulin-like isoform X1 → MIDHHSVIMALTAGCFWKGLLLLSFLFISINGQTEPSFMVTFPALIQSGSEAKLCASLLKPNESLLMTVHLVKDDQITLLLQEKTDEEFHRCFNFKAPLVEGESVQKIKAEIKGESFKMTEERKVMFRHYNPLTFIQTDKPIYNPGQTVHFRVVTTDTNFVPLEQQYSTVVLEDSQNNRIGQWTNISSTRWILQRSYDLNPEAREGTYTLKAHIGERLITSYFQVKKYVLPKFEVTIKAPDSVSVADEEMKIEVCGKYTYGQPVPGKSWIKVCRNPSRYSSGNIICFTETAELKETSCAVHSFNASAFSNITINNQLYNYLNVDVKVTEEGTETTMTKSETVSFTYEIGQLAITDLPTTYKHGSVIKGKIKVTDFKGTPISNKDVYLFKRIDWSPNLLFNLTTDDNGLAAFSLNTSSLPKSDLNLMASIYPGFYLNTYGKPHFPTDQKGVSIFQPATPYTPSFSELTIDNLKEPLKCDAELPVTINYHFIGEAINNFNTDIVYMVLSRGVIVHHGYEKVEVKTSNGAASGTVSFKLSVKADLTPVVQILAYCVLPSDNVVAANKNFNTEKCFNNKVSLQFSPATAVPGEANTIQLSAQPGSLCALSAVDQSVHILEPGKRLDADKIFKLLPVRSVSEYPYQAEDEQTCLHVRPRRAVGIDHVYESLKKVGLKMATNLAVREPQCLTYKGMTFHRHDTMIAYDYLLAGQGARGGFEDPQVTVRSVFPETWIWQLSEVGDSGATQVPVKVPDTITTWETDAFCLSSKGLGLTPPAQLTVFQPFFLELSLPYSIIRGEIFELKATVFNYLSKCIMVKVTPAPSSDFTLKASSDDDQYSSCLCANGRKTFKWILTPSVLGVLNITVSAEAEQSQTVCDNEIVSVPERGRIDIVTRSLLVQAEGTEKTETHSWLLCPKGYSLSEELDLTLPKDVIEGSARSSVSVIGDILGRALQNLHGLLRMPYGCGEQNIAVLSPNIYILQYLENTKQLTSAIRERATGFLKSGYQRQLNYRHDSGGYSTFGRGEENTWLTSFVLRSFGKAQKYIYIDPDVIKSAKDWLISRRSTDGCFIQQGSLFNNRMKGGVNDNITMTAYITASLLELETPVTDPVVAQGLSCLRSIIGNLKNTYSTALLAYTFSLANDTDTRQQLLKELENLAISEGSQLHWSQSGSVDDSGSLSVEISSYVLLAVLTSDSVTTVELGYANRIVSWLVKQQNAYGGFSSTQDTVVALQALSLYATKVFSSDGFSTVTVQSAGDSHNFDVNQDNKLLYQEKKLTNVPGKYSIEVKGSTCVSVQMALFYNIPTPSEDKTLTVEATLEADCQKSIAQPNNLKFTVKYNGPEETTNMVIVDIKLLSGFTADTSLTFAPLVERVDTKDDHVLVYLKEVPKNIPMNYEIQLKQILPVKNLKPAVIKVYDYYQTSDQSETEYSFPCE
- the LOC135771154 gene encoding alpha-2-macroglobulin-like isoform X2, translated to MIDHHSVIMALTAGCFWKGLLLLSFLFISINGQTEPSFMVTFPALIQSGSEAKLCASLLKPNESLLMTVHLVKDDQITLLLQEKTDEEFHRCFNFKAPLVEGESVQKIKAEIKGESFKMTEERKVMFRHYNPLTFIQTDKPIYNPGQTVHFRVVTTDTNFVPLEQQYSTVVLEDSQNNRIGQWTNISSTRWILQRSYDLNPEAREGTYTLKAHIGERLITSYFQVKKYVLPKFEVTIKAPDSVSVADEEMKIEVCGKYTYGQPVPGKSWIKVCRNPSRYSSGNIICFTETAELKETSCAVHSFNASAFSNITINNQLYNYLNVDVKVTEEGTETTMTKSETVSFTYEIGQLAITDLPTTYKHGSVIKGKIKVTDFKGTPISNKDVYLFKRIDWSPNLLFNLTTDDNGLAAFSLNTSSLPKSDLNLMASIYPGFYLNTYGKPHFPTDQKGVSIFQPATPYTPSFSELTIDNLKEPLKCDAELPVTINYHFIGEAINNFNTDIVYMVLSRGVIVHHGYEKVEVKTSNGAASGTVSFKLSVKADLTPVVQILAYCVLPSDNVVAANKNFNTEKCFNNKVSLQFSPATAVPGEANTIQLSAQPGSLCALSAVDQSVHILEPGKRLDADKIFKLLPVRSVSEYPYQAEDEQTCLHVRPRRAVGIDHVYESLKKVGLKMATNLAVREPQCLTYKGMTFHRHDTMTYDYLLAGQGARGGFEDPQVTVRSVFPETWIWQLSEVGDSGATQVPVKVPDTITTWETDAFCLSSKGLGLTPPAQLTVFQPFFLELSLPYSIIRGEIFELKATVFNYLSKCIMVKVTPAPSSDFTLKASSDDDQYSSCLCANGRKTFKWILTPSVLGVLNITVSAEAEQSQTVCDNEIVSVPERGRIDIVTRSLLVQAEGTEKTETHSWLLCPKGYSLSEELDLTLPKDVIEGSARSSVSVIGDILGRALQNLHGLLRMPYGCGEQNIAVLSPNIYILQYLENTKQLTSAIRERATGFLKSGYQRQLNYRHDSGGYSTFGRGEENTWLTSFVLRSFGKAQKYIYIDPDVIKSAKDWLISRRSTDGCFIQQGSLFNNRMKGGVNDNITMTAYITASLLELETPVTDPVVAQGLSCLRSIIGNLKNTYSTALLAYTFSLANDTDTRQQLLKELENLAISEGSQLHWSQSGSVDDSGSLSVEISSYVLLAVLTSDSVTTVELGYANRIVSWLVKQQNAYGGFSSTQDTVVALQALSLYATKVFSSDGFSTVTVQSAGDSHNFDVNQDNKLLYQEKKLTNVPGKYSIEVKGSTCVSVQMALFYNIPTPSEDKTLTVEATLEADCQKSIAQPNNLKFTVKYNGPEETTNMVIVDIKLLSGFTADTSLTFAPLVERVDTKDDHVLVYLKEVPKNIPMNYEIQLKQILPVKNLKPAVIKVYDYYQTSDQSETEYSFPCE